The following DNA comes from Peribacillus sp. FSL E2-0218.
GGCATTCGTCACCGATTCGGCATTGCCGTTCACCTTGGCAACCAATCCCCTTAATTTCGCGAGCATCGAGTTATAGCTTTTGCTCAAATCCCCGATCTCATCATTCGAGGTAAAGGCAAATTCGGTTACTAAATCACCATTCGCCGTCTTTTCGATTACCTTCTTGAAGTCGGCCATGATCTTCGTTAACTTTCCTGCTAAATAAAGGGCACATAAAGTCCCGAATAACAATCCTAATACTATCGATATCAAGACGATGTTTTTCATATCATCCAACTTGGATTGGAGGATCTTATCCGGAGTAAACCCCAATACTTTCCAGTTTACTCCTGGTACTTCACTCACTTCACCAGTAAACTCCTCATCTCCCAGGGTCAAAGGTTGATTGGCTGTCGTTTCTCCATTATACATGTCCGCCACCCACTTGAATTCCGAATCGAAGCGGTCGGTGTCCGAAACGAAATCCTCAACGCCCTCTTCCATCCCGCTTTTTTCAGGATTCATATTCTTACCGTCCATGTCCTTCATGAAGGAGCTTACGATAAACCCTTGCGAGTCCAAGATGATCAGACTGCTAGTGGAATCTTTTTCGATATTGGACCTCATTTTCCCGATGGTCGAGAGGTCAATATCATAACCAAGGGCCCCGACCATTTTTCCGTCCACTAAAACCGGTGTGACAACGGAAGTCATGATCGTTCCTGAAGTCGTATCCTTATACACATCCATCCATTTCGTTTCCGGCCTTTCCGTCAGCTGCGTATAAGTTTTGGTCTCCCGCGCATCCTGATTGAACTCCATTACGGGTGAAGCGTTCAGGGAACCATCCTTCCCATCCATATAATAAACCGAAATCAAATCCTCATTATTTGTCTGGAATGCTTCTACAGTCTTGCGGATATCCTTGATCGAATCACCGCTTCTAACTTGATTGGAGATTAATTGAGATAATTGCTCTAGCGAATTTTCATAGGTAGCCATGCTCAGATTGATTTGTGTCGCAGCATTTTGTGCCGAACTTTTGTTGAGGGATATACTATCTTCTTTAAAAATGGACGTTACCTTTACCCCCATAATCGAAACGGCTACGACTATCGCAAGAAAAACGGATAAACAAATGAATAGTAACCACTTTACCCGGATTGATATCCTTCTCTTTACTTTTTCCTTCTTGCCACCCCGTGAACTTCCCATTAACATTTTCCTCCTAATTCTTTCACGTGAAAACACAGATGCCATCTATGCACAAAATGGTTCATACCTTATTCTCCATGACTTACTTTATTTTTCCACATAAACATACTATATACCTATTTTAAGATTGTCAATTACCAATTTTGTTGAATCCGATGGGTCCAAAGGTGCGAGTCGCATTAAAAATACCATTTAGACCGTGTAAATTAACAGAAAACATGCATTTCTCGCCCAATCACCCTTTTTTCCAAGGTTTTTTCGAGTCAATCAATTTTCCATAAATTACATGATTTTCATGACCATCATCATTCCAATCTGTGAGTCAGCCTTGCTCCATGTACGAAGAAACGGATTAAACCCGCGACTTTTCCGCCTCGTTCCATATACAAAAAAAACACAGGCCAGCTGCCTGTGTTTCGTACCCATCTTTATGTATTTCCATGACTTCTATCCGTCGATCCGTTTGACGGCGATGATATATTCCTCATGCCACTTTTCCCATGCATCCATCGGAAAGTCAATCGCACGCCCATCCAATACTTCCCCTAGCATGTCGAGACACACATGCCAGCCTGCCAAATCCTTTGATGTATGATCACTGAGCGTACTGATGGATTCCGTCAAAATCAGTGCGCATCCATCCTTTTCAGGAGATGACTCGAAACGAACCCAGCCATCGCCCCATTCAAACTCTAAAACGGCACGTTCCCGAAAATCCCTTATCTTCATATCAAAGGATTTCCCTGACCCATCATTGAAATGGAATTGAATGTTTCCGTCTTTTCGAAGGTCCTTTATTTCCAGATTGCTCATCCATTTCTCCAGCTTATCATTTTCCGTTAAAGCATCCCATACCTTTTCCACTGAATGTTTGAACCGGCGATCGAATCTAGCGATAATCCCGTTCCCTTCTTTTTCGATGACAGCTTGCATCTAGATCACCCCAATCAATTTTTATCATATTCCGATACATTATCAAGGGAATATACACATTATTGGAAGAATCCCCTCCCATGTATACAGGATAAATACAGTCTTTTCCATGAGTGAACGTCCTATGCCACTTCGTTTATAACCAGTCCCGATCGTTCATGTTGCCGTTTTGCTTTAAACATCCATGCAACTGTACGCGCCCGCCTACCTCACCCTGTAATTTTAGTTTCACAACCTCCAGCAGGGATATTACCCATTCACCACCCCTGGCGTTTTGATAAAGAAGTGATATGAGCAAGATGATGGCGGCCATGCCACGCATACATGCCGATGTTCTCCCCGACCTTCACCTCTCCTGATTCAGGATGAAGGAATGTCCGGTTCAGATCTTCGGCGGAAAGGCCCGATAACAGCTTGTGCAAGCGGCCATGAACCGCCTCTAATAGAGTCAGCGATATATCAACCGGCATTTCATAGTCAGGCAACTCTGCCCAGCGTCCCTGTTCATAAGGTTTGATGACTGGATTTTCTTCTGTAAGAGCAAGCTTAAAACGGACATACGCATTCATATGACTATCTGCAACATGGTGCACGACTTGACGCACCGTCCACCCGCCCGGACGATAAGCCGTATCAAGCTGTTCATCATCCATGTTGCCTACAGCCTCCTTAAGCAGTCCAGGCAAAGCCCCAATCTCTCTGATCCAGCCATCGGCCATACTTGCGATTTCCCCCTCAAATCGAAATGTCCCAACCGGGTACTTCAACTCCATCTACATCGCTCCCTTTATGTTCATCAACCTATCTTATTACATTCTTTATCGCTCATGATAAATCCTCTGTAATCGATGCATTTAGGCTTGCTCCTTCAAAGATTTCTCAGCAGGAATATTAATCCAAATCATTAAAGGTATACTATTTCCACTTTTAGCAACCATAAACAAATATATGATCGCGGTTATTTAAACACTTTACTCAACAATGGAAATGGGGATCAGAGCATTTTGAAGAAAATTAGTTCGATACAAGTTCTTAGTATTTTCTTTTTATCTATTGGCCTGCTTAATCATGTCATCTTGATCCCCTTCCTTCTTTCTGCCGGCGGAAGGGATGCTTGGTTTTTTGCCGCTCTTACTATCGGGTTGATCCCGATTTGGGTCTATCTCTTATCAAGGATAATTAAAAATATGAATAATGAAACTCTGGCGGCTTGGCTTGAAAATAAATTCGGCAAACCGATTAAAAATATCGTTTTATTTTTCATCATGATTTATCTGATAAGCCTGGTATTGGCCACCACGAAGGAAACGATGGATTGGATCACGACAAGCTTCCTTTTTGAAACCCCTAGTTTGGCCATCATCCTTCCGTTTGCCCTGCTATGCATATTCATGGCCCACTCTGGCTTGCGTTCCATTGCCATCAGTTCTTCAGTATTATTGCCGATTGTCGTAATTCTTGGCCTGTTCGTTGCGACGGGAAATATTCCGAAAAAAGATTATAGCCACCTTCTTCCCCTTTTTGAAAATGGGTATTTTCACGGCACTAGAGCCTTTCTTTACTCATCGTACGGCTTTGCTGAACTGATTTTACTTGCTTTTTTCCAGGAAAAACTTACCGATACACTTAGCCGCAAGGGATTGGCCCTTTTATGCCTTGGCATGTTGTTCCTGCTTCTTGGCCCGCTGACTGCAGCTATTGCGGAATTCGGACCGATCTTAGCCGAAGCGATGAGATACCCCGCCTATGAACAGTGGCGCTTGCTGACAATTGGGAAATATATCGAACATACCGATTTCTTTTCCATTTATCAATGGCTTGCCGGTGCTTATATCCGTGTTTCTTTGGCGTTGTTCCTTATAACGGAGACCTTTAAAGGAAAATCGAACAATATGAAGCTCGGAATCCTTTTCGCCATCGGCTTTCTCATGGTGATCATCTCCATCGTGCCCTTCAGTAATTTCAAGTTCCTGCATATCAGTCAAAACTATTATTACCCTGGCACCTTTTATTTCCTTTTACTTTTGACCGCCTTTTTGTTTATCGGCACATTCATCCATTCGAAGGAGGGGAAAAAGCATGAGAATGAAACGATCCAAAAATGAACCGGAACTGCCTGAATTGAAGGAGGAAACATTTCGCAAGTTGTTCTGCAAGAGTTCAGACATCCTCTTTGACACGATTTATATCGGGGAAACCGAAAATCCCATTCCTGCCCTTATCTTTTATTGCACGAGCATGGTCGATATCAGTTTATTGAATGAGGGGATATTGGAAAAACTGAACAAAATGATGGCGTTGGATGAGAAAATCGATGCCGAGGCAACCATTAACAAGCTGAACCCGTTGGTGGATTTGACGAAGGTAACCATCGATGATGAATTCACTAGTGTACAACAGTCGATTTTCTCCGGTTATGCTTTGTTGTTCATCCCTTCCACCCAGAAGGTGTATTCGATGAATTTGTCCAATGTCCCGAACAGGCAGCCTGAGGAATCCTCCTTCGAGGTTTCAGTACGGGGGCCAAGAGATGGGTTTGTCGAAGATTTAAGCATAAATACAGCCTTGGTCAGAAAGCGTTTAAAAACAAAATCACTCGCCTACGAGGATTTTATCGTAGGCAGGCGAAGTCAAACGAAAGTAGCGCTGATGTACATGGATGACATCGTCAATAAAGATCTTATCGCCAATATTAGAGCCAGGATGAACTCGATCGATATTGATATATTGGTCAGCAGCCAGCAATTGGAGGAAATGATCTCAAACAGTAAATTCAGCATATTCCCACTCACTCATTATACGAGCCGTCCCGATTTTGTAGTCGAGGCCATCAATCAAGGAAGGTTCATCCTGATCGTTGACGGGATGCCCACGGTCATTGTCGCTCCTTCTACTTTATTATTGCAAATTAAGACAGCTGAAGATTCGAATCTTCCTTATTTATATGTAAGTCTTGAACGACTTCTTCGTTTTCTGGGACTGGGCATTACCATTTTATTGCCTGGATTCTGGATATCGATATCCGCTTTCAATATCGAACAGGTGCCGTTTCCTTTACTTGCGACCATAACCCTTTCAAGACTCGGGCTTCCGTTGTCTGCGACGATGGAGTTCATTCTCATGCTCATTTTATTCGAGTTATTCCGTGAATCCGGAGTGAGATTGCCTAAAGCCGTCGGCCAAACCGTCGCAGTGGTCGGCGGGCTCATCGTCGGTGATGCCGCAATCCGGGCAGGGCTGACCTCCCAAACGATGCTAGTGGTAACAGCTGTTACATCTGTCGCGTCTTATACCCTTGTCAATCAATCATTAACTGGAGCCGTCACCATCTTACGCATGTTCGTCCTGGCACTCAGCTGCATTTATGGAATCTACGGCTGCATCATCGGCTTCCTGTCCATCGTCACTTTATTATCGAGGCTCGATTCATTCGGTGTTTCCTATCTTGGCGGACTAAATCCCCCAAGATTGACGAAGGTCCTGGATTCCTTCATAAAGAGGCCATGGAATTCAATGGCCAAGCGATCCCTAGGTGCCAAAGATAAGACAAGGAAGGAGCAATAAGGACATGTTCCGCATCACTAAAATTTTGTTGACCATTCCGTTATTCCTGTTACTTTCCGGTTGCTGGGACGAAAAAACGATCCAGGATTTCCACTATACAACAGCGATCGGCATCGATTTCAAAGATGGGGAATATATCGTTTATGCGCAGCTTGTGGACTTCGCTGCCGTAGCTAAAACGGAAGCGAAACCGACGCAAAACCCTCCTGTATATGTAGGAAAGGAAAAAGGCCGTTCCATTTCGACGGCCATGAACCAACTGATGCACAATACACAGCAAGCCCTTTATATGGGGCATGTTTCCACCTTTGTACTCAGTGAAAATGTACTGAAACAGCAAAGCACCGAAATAGTCGATTATATTTATAGGAACCAACTGCTTAGATACTCAGCCAATATTTTCGCCACGAAAAGTTCCATGGATGAGCTTTTTTCCATCAATGGCTATTTTAATTTGTCACCTTTGTACACGACTTTATATCTTCCGGAAGATATCTATCGTAATCGCTCATTCATTAAACCCATTACCGTTCAAAAATATTATTCCAATCAACGTGAAAAAGCATCGACGACCATTTTGCCTTCCATTAGCTGGAACAATAAGGTGTGGAAAGAAAAAGGGACTAAACGCAAAAGCCTTTATATGGATGGAGCCTTTGTCATTTTCTTCAAAGTGTCACAGCCCTGGTTTTCTGAACAAGAATTGAGCGGCGTCCGCTGGCTAACTAAAAGAACCAACAAGGCACCCGTAAATATTAGCTTCAACAAGGAAGATATCTATGCGTCCTTCTCCCATCCCTATCATAAAGTAAAACCAGTTTTCAAGAACGGAAAGTTTAAATACGATATCGAGGTTGTCGTGCCAGGCAAAATACTCGGACTCGATACCCAAATGGATATGAATAAAATAAAACGGAAATTTGAAAGCCAAATTAAAAAAGAAATTCAATCGACCTTTGAAGCAGGACTCAAAAAGAATGCAGATCCACTAAGCCTAGGCAAAATCCTCTATATCAAAGAAACCAAATACTGGCAGGAAAATGATATTAAAGAACCGAAGGATTACCTGGATCCCCATTCAATCCATGCGATCAACGTCAAAGTCCATATCAAGAACACAGGCGGCTTAGAAGCTAAACCTTTAAGATGATGGCGCAATGCTTCATTCGCACAATATGTAACTACTGAATACAAGCCCCGTGCACCACATTTCGAGTTAATGGCAAAACACAATGGAAAACCTTCAAAAAAACGAGCAACACGCGTAAAGAAGTCATGAATACGTTTCATTACGCACGAAGAAATGGTAAATTATGAGTATTCTAATCATTTGGAGGTATCCTATATGAATATCCAGAGAGCTACATTGGACCAGCTCGAATCTCTGACGGGTCTTTTTGATTCTTACAGAGTGTTTTATGAGCAGGTGTCTGATTTTGTTTCGGCAAGGAATTTTTTGGGTGAAAGGCTGGCGAATGGAGATTCTGTTGTGTTCATGGCCAGTGAAGAGGAGGATGCTGTAGGGTTTGTACAACTGTATCCTTCCTTTTCATCAGTAAGCATGAGGCATTCATGGATCTTGAACGACTTATTCGTGAAGGATTCAGCGCGCAAAAAGGGATATGGCGAGGAGTTATTGAAGGCGGCGATCGCTTTCGCACGGGAATCAGGCGCAAAAGGGATTACACTCGAGACAGGCAAGGATAATGTGGAGGCACAAAGCCTTTACGAAAAAATAGGATTTGCTCGCGAAACGAATTATTTTTATCATTTCTCCATCGTCCAATAAAAAAAGAGCAGGGAAATGTTATTTCCCTGCTCTTGGATGCCTTTTAGCTTTATTTAGCAGTTTCGAGGCTAGCTTGAATTTCCTTGATTAGAAGTTCAGCACCTTCAGCGCTTAGGATCAATTTTCCGTCAGCTAGTTTCATATTGTCATCGGATGTTTCACCTGTTACCTGACAAGTCATGTTTGGCTTATATTTTTGAAGGATTATACGATCTTGTTCGACATAGATCTCCAAAGCGTCTTTCTCTTTAATTCCTAATGTACGGCGCAGTTCAATCGGAATGACTACCCGTCCTAATTCGTCAACTTTACGTACAATACCTGTAGATTTCATGATTATTTACCCCACTCATTTTCTTGCGAATGTTGCATCTATGTATTTCGTCAGCATTCGACATTATTTGCACTTCTATAAAGATACCACTCCCTACCATATCCGTCAATTCTCGCATCTTCGGATATTATCTACCTTTATATGATTTTTTCAGCTTAAACGGATCTGAACCCCGTCGTGTCAGCGTTTATCCTCCTTCCTTATAGAATATACTGGCAAATCAAACGCAAACATGATAGCGCTTCCTTTCCGTGCCGACAAAACGTTCATGTCGAACGATGAAGGATGATTTTACAAATCTAGCAGAATCCTGTTGATTTTCCCTCACTTTTGAAGGACAATTTATATTGGTTGATTATCTATTCAGAAAATTTCTTTAAGTCCTTCCCACTGCGAATATGTTCGTACCATCATAACGAAAGCCGAAACGATTGCCATTCTTTCAGGGGCTTGGCTAATTATTGGCTCATAAAACAGATTGAGGTGAGTCCATTGCGTCCGATTATATTAGGGATTTGTTCAGCTTTCTTCTTTGCCTTTACGTTCGTTTTGAATCAGGCGATGGAATTGTCTGGCGGGAGTTGGATTTGGAGTGCTTCGCTGCGATATATTTTCATGGTGCCCTTTCTATTGTGTATCGTTTTAAGCAGGAAAAACCTGCTTCCCCTATTGCGTGTGATGAGAGAACGGCCGGGAACTTGGCTGCTTTGGAGTTTTGTGGGCTTCGGGTTATTTTATGCCCCCTTATGCTTTGCCTCCGCCTACTCACCGGGTTGGCTGATTGCCGGAACTTGGCAAATCACGATCATTTCGGGAGCTTTACTGGCCCCGCTCTTTTTTGAAAATATCGAAACAAAAGATGGGCTTGAAAGGAAAAGAGGGAAGATTTCCGTAAAGGGGCTCTTCATGTCGATGATCATCCTGCTCGGTATCATCCTGATGCAACTGGAGCATACGAAGCATATTTCCATGGCTAACCTCTGGTTAGGCGTGATTCCAATCATCATCGCTGGATTCGCCTATCCTTTGGGGAATCGTAAAATGATGGAAGTGTCAGAAGGGAGGCTGGATGCCTATCAAAGGGTATTAGGCATGACGTTGGCAAGTCTGCCGTTTTGGTTCCTGCTTTCCATTTACGGATTCATGACAGTAGGCGCCCCGACGAAGATGCAGAGCTTTCAATCCCTTTTGGTAGCCTTGTTTTCCGGCGTTATTGCGACCGTCCTTTTTTTCAAGGCGACCGATATGGCACGCGGAAATATGCAGAAATTAGCTTCCGTGGAAGCCACTCAATCGATGGAAGTGCTATTTGCCCTGGCTGGCGAATTACTATTCCTTGCTTTAGCGATTCCTTCCCTTTTATCGTGGTTCGGCATCTTCATCGTGATCATCGGAATGATCCTGCATAGCTATGTATCACATAAAAATGAAGGGCCAGCCCGAAAACGGACAGTCAATGCCTGATTGGTGCTTTGCATCATGAAGCGCTACTTGATTTTGTCATGATTTTTCTCTTGAGTATGTTTCAAAAGTATGTATAATGTAAGGTAATTGCATACGTCAAATGTTTTCTAGGGTTCCGCAGCACGTCTAATGGCTGGCCTGGTCCGAGAGAAAACTCACAGCTTGCTGTGTCACGGAAGGATAAAAGCCTGGGAGATACTGTTTAACAGTCATCTCTTAGGCTTTTTTGTTTTTTGGTAAAGAATAATGATATTGGAGGTGTTGGTGTCATGAATATCAACTGGATTAAAGTATTCATTGCAGCTTTTTTTGAGGTTTTTTGGGTGGTTGGCTTAAAACATGCGGATGGTTTTTGGACTTGGACCGGAACCGTCATTTCCATCATCATCAGTTTTTATTTGATGATCATGGCTGGACGGAAGCTTCCCGTCGGAACGGTATATGCCGTTTTTGTAGGGATGGGGACCGCCGGTACCGTTTTATCTGAAATCATCTTCTTTGGAGAATCATTCAAGTTAAGCAAAACGCTATTGATCCTCCTATTATTAGGAGGGGTAATCGGTTTAAAGGTAGTGACCGATGATAAAGCTGCAAAAGGGGAGGAATCATGATGGCTTGGATTTCTTTAATCTTGGCGGGTCTATGTGAAATGTTTGGTGTTGCGATGATCAATAAATTGCATAAAGACCGGAATTGGCAATCCTTGACGCTGTTATTCGCCGGATTCGGCGCAAGTTTCCTATTTCTTGCTTATGCCATGCAAACATTGCCGATGGGGACGGCCTATGCGATTTGGACAGGAATCGGCGCATCAGGCGGAGCGATAATCGGGATGCTCCTATATGGTGAATCGAAAGATTGGCGGAGAATCGTGTTCATAGCGATGGTGCTATGTGCAGCTGTCGGCTTGAAACTCGTTTCCTAGTTTAGAAAAAAAGGCCGCCCATTTGCAGGCGGCCTAACAGGAAGGGCTATGACGGTGGCTGAAACAGCTTCCCCCCCTTCCTATATCATCAAAATTTCCCGAATGTCCTCTTCCGTAAGTGCGGATGATGACTTCTCTCCAGGGTCGATGATTTCCTCGATCAGATGTCTCTTCTTCTCTTGAAGCTCATTCATTTTCTCTTCGATGGTGCCCCGGGCAACAAGTTTGATGACTTGGACCACGTTTTTCTGCCCCATTCGGTGGGCCCTGTCGGCAGCCTGCTCCTCAACGGCCGGATTCCACCAAAGGTCATAAAGAATGACCGTGTCGGCACCGGTCAAATTGAGCCCAGTCCCTCCAGCTTTCAAAGAAATGAGGAATATATCCCGTTCTCCTGAGTTAAATCGATTGCAGACATCCACACGTTCCTTCGATGGTGTTTGCCCATCCAAATAGAAGTAGTCTTGTCCCTGCCTCGCTAAATCCCTGCCGATCATTTGAAGCATCTTCGTAAATTGCGAGAAAATCAGCACCCGTCTTCCTGAAAGCTTCGATTCCTCGATGATTTGCATAAGCTGTTCATACTTTGCCGAGCTGCCTGTATACCCGTCCACGAACAAGGCGGGGTGACAGCAAATCTGCCGAAGCCTGGTCAAGCCAGCGAGAATCCTGATCCGGTTTTTGCGGAAGGTATCCTTGTCGAGATGCTTGAGCGTGTCAGCTTTAAGCTTCGCCAGATAGGCACCGTATAATTTCTTTTGATCTGGAAGCAGCTCCATCGATTTCTGCGACTCGATTTTTTCCGGAAGCTCCCCCAGTACATCCTCTTTCATCCTCCGCAGCAGAAAAGGCTGGATCCTCCGGGAGATCTTCTTCCTGGAGAGGTTGCTATATTCCTTTAACCCCATGAACAGCTCGGGAAAGACAACATGAAATAGTGACCAGAGCTCTTCAAGCGAATTCTCGATCGGCGTGCCCGTCAGCGCAAAACGATGTCCGGCCTTTATCTTCTTGGCCGCCCGGGCCGTTTGTGTCCCTGGGTTCTTGAACGCCTGTGCTTCATCAAAGAACACCGTATGGAAGTCCTGTTTTTCAAACCATAAAATATCCCTCCGCAGCAGCGGATACGAGGTGATCACGACATCCATGTCCATCGCTTCCCTCAATAGCTTTGTCCGCTCCAGCTTGTGCCCATCGACGATGACAGCTTGGATATCCGGAGCGAATTTTGCGAATTCAGCCAGCCAATTATAGGTTAAGGATGAGGGGCAGACAATGAGGGCCGGGCGCTTTTCCTTACGAATGTCGGGCAGCTCCGATACGATGAACGCTATGCTTTGCAGGGTTTTCCCGAGTCCCATATCATCTGCAAGAATCCCTCCGAATCCGTATCCGGCAAGTATTTTCATCCATTTGTAGCCGTGTTTTTGATAATCACGCAATATCGGCTCCAGGCTCATTGGCACTGGGAACTCCAATTCATCCGGATTCTTGATGTTTTCCAGGAACTTACGGAATGATTCCTCGATCGTGAATGTGCCGCTGTCGTCCACGGAATCCAGAAGCCGAAGCCCTGTTACGATTGGCATGTTCAGACTGCCTTCCAGATCTTGATCCTGTACGGGAAGTGCCTTTAGAAAACGTTGGATTTCCTCGAACTCCCTCGTCTCTAGGGAAAGCAGCGACCCATTCCTTAAGCGGTAATACTTCCGCTTTTCTTCAAGCGCTGCCAACACCTCCCGTATTTGCTTTTCGGGGATCGCATCCATTTCAAATTTGAATTCCAGCCAATCCGTTCGTTCCTTCTTGATTTTCACCCTGATGCGCGGTGCCGAATTCCCCCGCGATATTCGGTTTCTTATCGCTGTCGTGGCATAGATTTGGACCAACTTTTGGAGTTTCGGGACGATATGGTATAAAAACTCGTACTCCAACTCTTCATTATGCAGGAAGTAACCACCGTCCGTCTTGGCGAATCGGCCATCCTCCATAAGCGTAAGTATCTCCGCCTCCTTTTTTGCATCTCTTATGAGCATCGCAGGTACTTTGGATTCATCCAAGGGGTTGATCACGATATTTTCATAATGGAATTCCAAACCGGCAAGCAGCCTGTTTTTCACTCGATCCAGATATAGCTTTGCCACAAGCGGTGCTGCCATAAACCGTTCACTGATGGACCTTGCAATCTGGACTTCCCCGAGCTTTTTCAAGCCCGGCACGACTTTGTCGAGGAATAATTCCAGTTGATCATGATGGATGGGAATTCGATCCATCCCTGAATCTTCAAGCATTTGCTTCAAGTCCGATAGGCGTTGGCAATCTTCGGATTCGAGCTGGACGAGACTTCCATCAAATAGAACCGTATTATATGCATCCATGACGATCATCTCATTCAGGCCGTTAATATCCAGTCGATATCCTTCACCCTCGCTTTGTTTAAAATGAAAACGCAAAGGAAGCGACTCGCCTGAAATCAGCAGACCTTGAAACGTTTTGCCGCCATGAGCGAGCTTCACCCACGGTACACTGGCAAGGAAAGGGAGGAGCCTGGTAAAGGAAGATGGAGGCAGAAGCAATAAGTGATCGTCCATCTTGTATTCCGATTCATCCGCTAGGGCGTCTGCATAGACTTTTTCATCCGATAGCACGGTAATGAGCTGCTGCAGGACTGCGTCCGTTTCACGCTGAAAACAATGAAGCTCAGGGTCATACAGAAATGACGGGGAGAGCAAGGCAGGTTCCCCTTCTTTTACTCGCTTCAGGAAATCCCGGACATCCGCTACATGAACCTTACCGATTTCTAGTTCCATTCCGAGCATATATTGCCTCTTGCCCATCAATATTGGCTTCAGCGTAAACTCGGCTTCAAGCATCTGCCGGTTTTCGAAGTGGAGCTGATGCCCGCTTTTTCGTACAGTCTGGCTATTGAACAGCGTCAGTAACCCCTCGGACAGCCTTGACGCATCTACCTGGGCTGTGTCTGCCCCTTCAGGGACCGTTCCTTGGCGCTGATGATCGTAAACCGACAGCAGTACGGCTGCAATATGCTGGCAATCCTTTGCGAAGGAAGCGAGTGTAGGGCAGGTGCATGTCGATTTTATTCCGCCGGCGGCATCCGCTGCAACGGAAACATGAAAGATTTCCTTTCCAGCGACAATTGCTTCACAGCCATCGGGGCGGTAGCTTTCAAAAGTCACTTTATTCGTCCGCTGAAAGGCTTCCCCTCTTTTGAAGGAAACTGTCCCACACATGTCTTTTATGATTTTTTGATTTAATTTGATATCCAAAATGGCAGACCTCCTTGCTGAGGATTTCTATGTAACCATCCTATATGAAAGATAAGCC
Coding sequences within:
- a CDS encoding multidrug efflux SMR transporter; amino-acid sequence: MNINWIKVFIAAFFEVFWVVGLKHADGFWTWTGTVISIIISFYLMIMAGRKLPVGTVYAVFVGMGTAGTVLSEIIFFGESFKLSKTLLILLLLGGVIGLKVVTDDKAAKGEES
- a CDS encoding AbrB/MazE/SpoVT family DNA-binding domain-containing protein gives rise to the protein MIMKSTGIVRKVDELGRVVIPIELRRTLGIKEKDALEIYVEQDRIILQKYKPNMTCQVTGETSDDNMKLADGKLILSAEGAELLIKEIQASLETAK
- a CDS encoding DEAD/DEAH box helicase → MDIKLNQKIIKDMCGTVSFKRGEAFQRTNKVTFESYRPDGCEAIVAGKEIFHVSVAADAAGGIKSTCTCPTLASFAKDCQHIAAVLLSVYDHQRQGTVPEGADTAQVDASRLSEGLLTLFNSQTVRKSGHQLHFENRQMLEAEFTLKPILMGKRQYMLGMELEIGKVHVADVRDFLKRVKEGEPALLSPSFLYDPELHCFQRETDAVLQQLITVLSDEKVYADALADESEYKMDDHLLLLPPSSFTRLLPFLASVPWVKLAHGGKTFQGLLISGESLPLRFHFKQSEGEGYRLDINGLNEMIVMDAYNTVLFDGSLVQLESEDCQRLSDLKQMLEDSGMDRIPIHHDQLELFLDKVVPGLKKLGEVQIARSISERFMAAPLVAKLYLDRVKNRLLAGLEFHYENIVINPLDESKVPAMLIRDAKKEAEILTLMEDGRFAKTDGGYFLHNEELEYEFLYHIVPKLQKLVQIYATTAIRNRISRGNSAPRIRVKIKKERTDWLEFKFEMDAIPEKQIREVLAALEEKRKYYRLRNGSLLSLETREFEEIQRFLKALPVQDQDLEGSLNMPIVTGLRLLDSVDDSGTFTIEESFRKFLENIKNPDELEFPVPMSLEPILRDYQKHGYKWMKILAGYGFGGILADDMGLGKTLQSIAFIVSELPDIRKEKRPALIVCPSSLTYNWLAEFAKFAPDIQAVIVDGHKLERTKLLREAMDMDVVITSYPLLRRDILWFEKQDFHTVFFDEAQAFKNPGTQTARAAKKIKAGHRFALTGTPIENSLEELWSLFHVVFPELFMGLKEYSNLSRKKISRRIQPFLLRRMKEDVLGELPEKIESQKSMELLPDQKKLYGAYLAKLKADTLKHLDKDTFRKNRIRILAGLTRLRQICCHPALFVDGYTGSSAKYEQLMQIIEESKLSGRRVLIFSQFTKMLQMIGRDLARQGQDYFYLDGQTPSKERVDVCNRFNSGERDIFLISLKAGGTGLNLTGADTVILYDLWWNPAVEEQAADRAHRMGQKNVVQVIKLVARGTIEEKMNELQEKKRHLIEEIIDPGEKSSSALTEEDIREILMI
- a CDS encoding multidrug resistance efflux transporter family protein, with the translated sequence MRPIILGICSAFFFAFTFVLNQAMELSGGSWIWSASLRYIFMVPFLLCIVLSRKNLLPLLRVMRERPGTWLLWSFVGFGLFYAPLCFASAYSPGWLIAGTWQITIISGALLAPLFFENIETKDGLERKRGKISVKGLFMSMIILLGIILMQLEHTKHISMANLWLGVIPIIIAGFAYPLGNRKMMEVSEGRLDAYQRVLGMTLASLPFWFLLSIYGFMTVGAPTKMQSFQSLLVALFSGVIATVLFFKATDMARGNMQKLASVEATQSMEVLFALAGELLFLALAIPSLLSWFGIFIVIIGMILHSYVSHKNEGPARKRTVNA
- a CDS encoding multidrug efflux SMR transporter translates to MAWISLILAGLCEMFGVAMINKLHKDRNWQSLTLLFAGFGASFLFLAYAMQTLPMGTAYAIWTGIGASGGAIIGMLLYGESKDWRRIVFIAMVLCAAVGLKLVS
- a CDS encoding GNAT family N-acetyltransferase; this translates as MNIQRATLDQLESLTGLFDSYRVFYEQVSDFVSARNFLGERLANGDSVVFMASEEEDAVGFVQLYPSFSSVSMRHSWILNDLFVKDSARKKGYGEELLKAAIAFARESGAKGITLETGKDNVEAQSLYEKIGFARETNYFYHFSIVQ